The following DNA comes from Bacillus sp. 2205SS5-2.
AAAGTGAATTTAAAAATAAGTGATAATGGTTTGGAGATACTATCCACGTTCGCGCGAAATGGAAGAGAAGCTGTAAATATGGTTCAAATTGCAGCCGGATTAGCGATTGTTAAAAAACGGACGGGGATTCTAGATGAAGATATTGAGTGGGTCGTTCATTCTAGTCAACTCTCTCCTCGGTTTGACAAAAGAGTGAATCCAAAAGCAGTGATAGGACTTGTAAATGGATTAGCTGTAACGGGCCCAAATACCGGTTCGTTGCTAGAAATTGAAGTAACGGTTATCCCAGCTTTAGACAAAGGAAGTATAAATATTACGGGAATTGTAGAAGAAGAGAGCATAGGAAATCAAGGGAAATCTGTTCGTAGAAAGAGTATGGCTAAAGGGTCTATTGAGAATGTCTTAACAGTTTTGCGTACGATGGGTATACCTTCAGAACAATATGATATCCATGTGAATTTTCCCGGTGGAATCCCAGTAGATGGTCCTTCTGCTGGAATCGCAATGGCAACAGGTATCTACTCTGCAATCTATCGAATTCCTGTGTACCATGATATCGCCATGACCGGAGAGATTAGCATTCATGGTCTTGTTAAGCCAGTCGGAGGAGTATTAGCAAAGGTAAAGGCTGCTAAACTTGCTGGGGCAACAAAGGTGATTATTCCATATGACAATCAACCTTCTTTATTAAGAGAGGTATCTGATATCGAGATCATTCCTGTTAAAACCTTACAAGAAGTTATTAAAATTGCATTGCAAAAGGATCGAAAAGAAGGATTTGGCATTGAAAAAAGTCAAAGTGTGTAAGGTAAAATAGGAGTGTTCTAGACCGATTCGATTTCGAATCGGTTTCATTTGGAAATATGAAAGAATAGATCATCAGCAACAAAAAGTTAGCAGGAGCAATGGCATATTGAAGGAGAGTCGAATAATGTTATCAGGGAGTGGTAAAGAGAGAATGGGTCTTTGAATGGACACTAGTATACAAATAGGTTAGAATTGTACAAAGATTGACGTCGGTAAACATGACTGATTTTTTGGGAATAATCATACATAAATTGAATGAACGTTGAATCCCGTTCATTTTTAAATGAGATTTTCATAATAGAATGATGGAGGTACTTTGATTATGACGAAAAAACAAGAACAAATCGTCCCCCTCCTACCTTTAAGAGGTTTGCTTGTTTATCCAACCATGGTTCTTCACCTCGATGTAGGTAGAGACCGTTCTGTGGAAGCATTAGAAAAGGCAATGATGGGTGATCACTTTATTTTTTTAACCACGCAAAAAGATATTAATATTGATGAACCAACTGAAGAAGATATTTACACAATGGGTACATTAACTAAAGTAAAACAAATGTTAAAGCTCCCAAATGGTACGATTCGGGTATTAGTAGAAGGACTGCAACGAGCTACGATTAATAAGTTGTATGAAGAAGAGTCCTATACCTCTGTGGCAGTTGTTACGCATGAAGAAGAAGCGAACAAAAGTCCGGAACTAGATGCCTTAATGAGAACTTTGTTGAACTATTTCGACCAGTACATCAAGCTATCTAAGAAAATTACAGCAGAAACCTATTCGACGGTTTCTGATATAGAAGAGCCTGGAAGATTGGCGGATATTGTTGCATCTCACCTTCCTCTTAAGCTCAAAGACAAACAACAAATTTTAGAAATGCTTGAAGTTCATGATCGATTACAACATGTAATTGAAATTATTCATAATGAAAAAGAAGTATTAAATCTCGAAAAGAAAATCGGTCAGCGTGTCAAACGTTCGATGGAACGAACGCAAAAAGAATATTATTTACGTGAGCAATTAAAAGCAATTCAAAAAGAATTAGGCGACAAAGAGGGGAAAACAGGAGAAATCTCTGAGTTGGCTGGAAAAATTGAAGAAGCTGAGATGCCTCTTCATGTTGAGGCAACAGCTCTAAAAGAATTAAGTCGGTATGAAAAGATTCCCTCTAGCTCTGCAGAGAGCGCGGTCATTCGTAATTATATCGAATGGCTGATTGCTCTACCTTGGACAAACGCGACAGATGATGATCTAAACATTGTTAAAGCAGAGAAAATCTTAAATCGGGATCACTATGGATTAGGTAAAGTAAAAGAACGAGTGTTAGAATATTTAGCAGTTCAACAACTAACTAATTCTCTAAAAGGTCCTATCCTTTGTTTAGCAGGACCTCCTGGGGTAGGAAAGACGAGTTTAGCGCGATCGATTGCAGAATCTCTTGGTCGTAACTTTGTTCGCATTTCTCTTGGAGGGGTTCGGGATGAATCAGAAATTCGAGGTCATCGCCGCACATATGTGGGAGCCATGCCAGGCCGGATAATCCAAGGAATGAAGAAAGCGGGAACGGTTAATCCTGTGTTTTTGATGGATGAAATAGATAAAATGTCTAATGATTTTCGAGGAGATCCTTCTTCTGCGATGTTAGAAGTACTCGATCCAGAGCAAAATAACTCTTTTAGCGATCATTATATTGAAGAAACCTATGATTTATCTAATGTGATGTTTATTGCAACAGCCAATAACTTAGCGACGATTCCAGGTCCATTGCGGGACCGGATGGAAATCATTTCAATTGCGGGTTATACAGAAGAAGAAAAAATCAATATTGCAAAGGATCATTTGTTAACGAAACAAATTACAGATCATGGTCTAACTAAGAGCCAATTGCAAATACGTGATGATTCTATTCGAGATATTGTCAGGTATTATACTAGAGAAGCAGGCGTTCGAAGTTTAGAGCGTCAACTGGCAGCAATTTGCCGGAAAACTGCTAAAATTATTGTTTCAGGCAAAAAGAAGCGAGTTGTTATTACTGAAAAAAACCTTGAAGATTTTCTAGGGAAAAAAATCTTTCGCTATGGTCAAGCTGAAACAGAGGATATAGTAGGTGTAGCAACAGGATTAGCTTATACCACGGTTGGTGGGGATACGCTGCAAATTGAAGTGAGTCTCTCACCTGGTAAGGGAAGGTTAGTGTTAACTGGTAAACTAGGCGATGTAATGAAAGAATCTGCTCAAGCAGCGTTTAGTTATGTTCGTTCTAAAACAAAAGAACTTGGAATTCAAGAGGATTTTCATGAACAATATGATATTCATATCCATGTCCCTGAAGGAGCTGTGCCAAAGGATGGGCCTTCAGCTGGGATAACCATCACAACGGCCTTAGTTTCTGCGTTAACAGGTAAAGAGATTCATCGTGAAGTGGGGATGACTGGAGAAATGACGCTTCGCGGGAGAGTACTGCCAATTGGTGGTGTGAAAGAGAAGACGTTAAGCGCTCATCGCGCTGGACTTCGAACCATCATTCTGCCGCGAGATAATGAAAAAGATATTGATGATATACCGGAAAGTGTTCGTCAAGATTTACGATTTGTACTTGTGTCCCATATAGATGAAGTACTAGAAATAGCAATAGCAGGTGGAATAGATGAAAGTAAATAATGTAGAACTAGTAATAAGTGCTGTAAGACCGGAACAATACCCCAAAGAACGATTAGCAGAGTTTGCGCTTGCTGGTCGCTCGAATGTGGGGAAATCATCATTTATTAATAAAATGCTGAATCGTAAAGCGCTAGCTAGAATTTCCTCGAGACCAGGTAAAACACAAACATTGAATTTCTATAAAATTGAAGAACAACTATTCTTTGTTGATGTTCCAGGTTATGGATTTGCCAAAGTCTCAAAAAGCGAGCGAGATGCTTGGGGTCGTATGATCGAAACTTACTTTACGATAAGGGATCAATTAAGTGCTGTAATATTAATAGTAGATTTACGTCATCCACCAACCAAGGATGATATTACCATGTACAATTTCCTTAAACATTATGACTTGCCGTGTTTAGTCGTAGCGACTAAATCAGATAAAATCCCAAAAGGAAAATGGCAGAAGCATATGAAAATCACAAAGGAAACCTTAAATCTTGAAAAGGGCGACGAAGTAATTCTATTTTCTTCTGAAACGGGAGAGGGAAAAGATAAAGTTTGGGGCGCATTAAATAAGTTTAAATAAGGACAAAAAACCTGACTACCAATTTAAAGGTAGTCAGGTTTTTTCTTTTTGAAAGGCTCTTTTCAAATGGCTCTTTTCGTATACAATGTGGCTATTTCATCTGATTTTTGATTAAATCGCCTATTTCACTGTTGATTTCCATTAAAAATAGACGAAATGATGCCCGAAACAAAGCTATATCAACGTTTATAGACTGGTACGAAAAGCAACAAACTTTGTGAAAAAAGCCTTTCAAATACATTGTTGCTATTGATTCACCATTTTGGGTAAACAGCTACTTTTGGAGATAGCGCATCAATTAATTACGGAAAGATAACCAGAAACCGATCTATATCACAGTTTAATGATTGGTTGAAAGCTACTAACATTGCGAAACCAACCTTTTGAAAAGGAAGAGAGGTTATTTTTCCGGATGGGTAGGTATGTGTCTAGCAATTGGCACAATTCTTATCAATCATTTGGATTTAAGAGGAAATAAAGGGAAAGTATAGGAATTGCACGTCTGGAAGAGATGAGTTCGTCACAGCTTGGCTAAGATGCGGAGAGAATGAATTTTCAGTTTGTATCATTTTTGAGAATAATGTGAATAATTGGTAAAATAGTAGTGTTCGCTTCATTGAACGACTTAGATAAACAAGGGGGAAGTAGAATGAAAAATAAGTTGAAGTTATTTTTGATCACAACGTTGACTTTATTGTTAGCAGCATGTGGCAGTGAGACCTCAGGGGGGGATGAAACGGGACTAAATTTAGTAGAAGATGGCAAGTTTGTTTATGCTGCTTCAGGTGAATTTGCCCCTTTTAGTGTAACCGAAGAAGATGGAAAGATGTCGGGTTTTGATATTGATGTGGCAGAAGCTATAGCAAAGAAGCTTGATCTTGATCCTGAGCAAAAGAAATTTAAATTCGCTGGGATTGTCGAAGGAGTAAAAACGGGTCGATTTGATGCAGCGGTAGCTAGTCATACAATAACAGATGAACGTTTAGAGCAAGTCAATTTCTCAACACCGTACTATTATTCAGGACCACAAATTTTTGTAAGACCAGATAGTGATGTCTTAACCTTAGCTGATTTAGAAGGAATGGAAATTGCGGTGTCAAAAGGTTCTACATATGAAGAAACAGCAGCAGAGGTCACCGATAAAATTCAACGCTATGACAGTGATGTTGTTGCCCTAGAAGCGTTGAATAATGGTAAACATGATGCCGTTATTACTGACTTCATCACTGGTAAAGAAGCGATGGGAGCAGGGTTAACTATTGATGCTCGCGAATTAATTGGACGTAGCGATCAAGGGATTGCCATTAATAAAGAGAACAAAGAACTGTTAGAAAAAATCAATAAAGCACTAGAAGAACTAAGAGAAGAAGGAAAGTTAAAAGAAATTAGTGAGAAATATTTCGGAGAAGACATTACGACAGATCCGGAAAAGGAGTAGTAATTCTGGGAGATGAATGGGTTTTACCATCGTCTCCTCATTTTTTTAATAATTAGCTGACTCTAACTCCAAAATTAAGTGGTCCCTTCTTCGAAAAAAGCTGAAGGGGTGGGTGAAGAGAGTACGTAAGAACCGAATTCGTTCAACAAGAGCCGTACGTTTGGAAATATTTCCGATGTCAAATGGAGTCATGGAGGGAAAGTATGGATTTTATTAATACGTTTATTGAAACGTCAGATACATTTATGATTGGATTAAAATGGACCTTTTTACTAACGGTTGTGTCTGTTTTTATCGCTCTTTTCATAGGGTTATTTTTTGCATTATTGCGAAATTCGAATATTAAGGTATTAGAATGGATTGCGGAACTTTACATATTTGTCGTCAGAGGTACCCCGTTAATTGTACAAATTTTCATTTTTTATTTCGGGTTAACTTCATTAAATATTAGCGATTTTTGGTCTGTTGTTCTCGGTCTTGCTTTCCATAATGGGGCATATATCGCTGAAATTTTTAGAGGGGCCATTTCTTCTATTGACCGTGGACAAATGGAAGCAGGTCGTTCCCTTGGAATGACTTCTTCGTTAACAATGAGACGTATTATCTTGCCACAGGCATTTAGAAGAGCTCTTCCGCCATTAGGTAATCAATTCATTATTGCTCTAAAAGACTCATCCCTCGCCTCTTTTATTGGGATGTTTGAGTTATTTAGTGTCGCAACTACGCTAGGGTCAACCCATTTTGATTCTATGACGTATCTATTGATTGTGTCTATTTATTATTTATTCCTCGTCTTTATCTTTTCTATGATTGTGCGAGTCCTTGAAAATAAGCTAGCAGCTAGTGATTAATCGTCAGGAGGTTTGTGAAGTGAAAGAGAATGTTATTTTAGAAATAGAGAAGCTCAATAAGTCCTTCGGTGATCTTCACGTTTTAAAGGATATTGATTTCAAGGTAATGGAAAGTGATGTTGTGTGCTTGATTGGAGCAAGTGGATCTGGAAAAAGTACCTTATTGCGTTGTTTAAACTTCTTGGAAACAAAGGAGAGCGGGCGTATTATCATTGACGGGGAAGAAATTGGAGCGAAAAGTCATAACGTCAATCAAATTCGTTCAAAAGTTGGGATGGTGTTTCAACATTTCCATCTATTTCCTCACAAAACGGTCATAGAAAATATTATAGAAGCGCCAATGCACGTCAAGAATGTAGCGAGAGAACAAGCGATGAAAGAAGCAAGGGGCTTGTTAAAGAAAGTAGGACTAGAAGAAAAGGAGTCGGTATATCCATCTAAATTATCGGGTGGACAAAAACAACGAGTTGCCATTGCTCGAGCGTTAGCGATGAAGCCAGACATTATGCTGTTTGATGAACCGACATCTGCGCTAGATCCGGAGTTGGTTGGCGAAGTGTTAAGTACCATGAAGGAGCTAGCGCTAGAAGGAATGACCATGGTGGTTGTGACACACGAGATGGGTTTCGCTAGAGAAGTTGCAGATTGGGTTGTCTACTTGCACGATGGTAGGATTGTAGAAGTCGGCCATCCTGGTGATTTATTTGGGGCACCGAAGGAAGAACGAACAAAAGCCTTTTTAGATTCCATTTTATAAATGATTCTTTTCGAAGGCCTGGTTGCAATATAATTTCAGTATCAACGGATTCCTCCATTTTGATATTAATTTTATCCATGAATCTAAGAATAAATGCGCCATTGCACATCTTTTGTATCGGCTTATAATCTGCTGCGAAAAGCAATTTTATTTCGGAAAGCAACGTTAAACGAACAGTGAAAATAAACAAGCAGGAGAGGCTACTAAGCTCCTGCTTGTTTATTTTCGGTTAAAGAATAGCAAGTAGACGCCCACACCGATGAAGAATAGTGGCCAAAGTTGCCAGATGAAACTGAAGCGGGTTTCGAGCATTTGAAGGGACTGCATAACCGTTTGATAGAATAATAAGGTAATAGAAAGGACTAAAAAGAGAATTCCTTGCCAAAGACCATCTCCCGTTTTTTGATAACGTAGTAAAAAACCTAGAGAGATAATCAGAATGAATACACCAATATGATCGGGCCATATTGTTAGTCGTTGCAAGACATGAAAATGAAGGCCAAATCCACTTAAAATAACTCCAGGTAGAATCGCTTCGTGATCTTTGCCTTTATATCCTTGCATTAAAAAGGCGAATCCAATGATGAGAAATAATGTTGGCCAATTAAAAAAGCCAGAAAATAGTTCGATTTGTGCTTCTTGTAAATAAAAAAATAGTCCAAATCCAATTAAGATGACCGCTGGAAATAAGCGTTGCTTCTTCATTTTTTCCTCCCATACCCATTGAGAAACTTGAAAATTTTGTTGGGTTTTGTTAGTCTGGTTTAGGTGACTATGTACGATATATGTTTGTATCTCATAGTAAGAATTATCTACTTATCAGCTATATTTTGATATAAATTCATTGAACAATGTGTGGAACTGCCAGATGCCAGCCGTCCCTGAGCAGCCACTTTCGCTTTTCGATGGATCCAGCTGCAGTGGCTTGAGGCTCGGGTCAAATGAATAACTCTCCAGTGATGCAGGCATCACCTACGAGCTCTTCATTTGCCTGCCGCCTCAGAGCAGCCACTTTCGCTTTTCATAGTACCATAGGTTTCACTTTCTGTTCACATTTTTTTATTTATTATTGTACAAGCATGTTATAATTGGAGTAATGATTTTTTTTGGAGGTGGATTTCTGCATGCATACGATTGTTGTTGGTCTTAATTATAAAACAGCCCCTGTTGAAATTCGCGAACGTTTGTCTTTTAATGAAGCCGACTTAGCTCAGGCTATGATGGAATTAAATAATAGAAAAAGCCTGTTAGAAAACGTGATCGTGTCAACTTGTAACCGGACAGAGGTTTATGCTGTTGTCGATCAGCTTCATACTGGACGTTATTATATAAAAGAATTTCTATCTCAATGGTTTAATATTGATAAAGATGAATTTTCGCCGTATTTGTTCATCTATGAAGGAGAAGGTGCGGTTGAGCATCTGCTAAAAGTGACATGTGGTCTGAATTCAATGGTGCTTGGTGAAACACAAATTTTGGGGCAAATAAGAAGTAGCTTTAAAGTCGCTCAAGTATCACAAACGACGGGCACAATTTTTAATTATCTATTTAAACAGGCCCTTACTCTTGCCAAAAGAGCACATTCTGAAACAGATATTGGTGCAAACGCAGTGAGTGTGAGTTATGCTGCGGTTGAGTTATCTAAAAAAGTTTTCGGCTCATTAGAAGGAAGAAAAGTACTGATTTTAGGTGCTGGCAAGATGGGTGAACTTGCGATTGAAAATCTTCAAGGTAGTGGCGCAAAAGATATTACTGTTATTAATCGTACACTGAAAAAAGCAGAGGATTTGGCTGCACGCTTTGATGGTAAAGCTAAAACATTACAAGAACTTCAGTGCGCTTTAATTGAAGCAGATATTTTAATTAGCTCAACAGGAGCGAAGGAATTCGTTATTAATAAAGAGCTTATGGCGGGTGTAGAACGATTACGAAAAGGGCGTCCTCTATTTATGATTGACATCGCGGTACCGCGCGATTTAGATCCAGCAATAGCAGAGATTGAGAGTATGTTTCTTTATGATATTGACGATCTTGAAGGGATTGTTCAAGCGAATCTCGCACAACGTAAAATTGCAGCGGAAAAGATTCTTTTGATGATTGAAGAAGCATTAGTCAGTTTTAATGAATGGGTAAACATGCTTGGTGTCGTACCGGTTATTTCGGCTCTTCGCGAAAAAGCGCTTGTTATTCAAGCGGAAACAATGACCAGCATCGAACGGAAAATGCCAAGTTTAACCGATCGTGAACGCAAGGTGCTAAATAAGCACACGAAAAGCATTATCAATCAAATACTGAAAGATCCGATTCTGCAAGTGAAAGAGCTCGCAGGAGAGAAGAATGCGAGTGAAAAATTAGAGTTATTTATGAAAATTTTCAACATTGAAGGACAAGTCCAATCCACGGAAATAGCAGACGAAAAGAAGTCATCTTCGGTTCTTCAACCACAGCCTTCTTTTCAGTCATAAGTGAGGCTTTGTTACATGTTTGAATACAATATGACAAGGCTACATGAATTAATGGTCGTCCTGTATGCTTTGAGTATTTTGCTATATTTTATTGATTTTCTCCACAAAAACCAGAAGGCAAATCGGTTCGCCTTCTGGATTCTTTCGATTGTTTGGGTGTTGCAAACAATTTTTTTATTTCTCTATATGTTTCGAACGGGTCGATTTCCGGTATTAACGATCTTTGAAGGACTCTATTTTTATGCATGGGTTCTTCTGACACTTTCTCTTAGTATCAATCGGTTGTTACGAGTGGATTTTACAGTCTTTTTTACGAATGTTTTAGGATTTATCATTATTGTGATTCATACATTTGCACCGATGCAAATGGAATCAGAAGCTATGGCTGAAAAGTTAGTATCCGAACTATTGCTGATTCATATTACAATGGCTATTCTTTCATACGCAGCTTTTTCCCTTTCATTTGTTTTTTCTCTGCTTTACTTACTTCAATATAAACTATTAAAAGAGAAGAAATGGGGACCTCGTTTATGGCGTTTAGGTGATTTGTCACAGCTAGAAAAAATGACGTATGTATTGAATGCAATTGGGTTGCCGATGCTGTTGTTAAGTCTAATTTTAGGGGTACAGTGGGCCTTTATTAAGTTACCTGATGTATTATGGTATGACCCGAAAATTATTGGTTCGTTTATTTTGTTAATTGTCTATAGTGTATTTTTATATTTACGAGTTCGAAAAGAAATGTATGGAAAATCCTTAGCGATATGGAATACTGCGGCTTTCTTGATAATATTAATTAATTTTTTTCTTATCAGTCGCTTATCTACATTTCATTTTTGGTATTGATGAAGGAGGACGTCAGAGGTCATGAGAAAAATTATTGTCGGTTCACGTAGAAGTAAGTTAGCATTAACGCAAACCAAATGGGTGATACAGCAATTGAAAGATTTGGGTGCGCCGTTTGATTTTGAAATCAAAGAGATTGTCACAAAAGGAGATGTGATTTTAGACGTCACGCTCTCAAAGGTTGGTGGTAAAGGATTATTTGTCAAAGAAATCGAACAAGCGATGATAGATAAGGAAATTGATATGGCCGTACATAGTATGAAAGATATGCCGGCCCAACTACCGGATGGATTAACCATCGGGTGTATTCCAGTTCGTGAAGATCATCGAGATGCGTTTATCTCTAAGGATCATGTGGCGCTTGATGACTTACCTAAAGGCTCAATCATTGGAACGAGTTCACTTCGTCGTGGAGCACAATTACTCGCCTATCGTCCGGATCTCCAAATTAAATGGATTCGTGGAAATATAGATACTCGAATTGGAAAACTAGAAACGGACGACTATGATGCAATAATCCTCGCGGCTGCCGGATTAGCCCGGATGGGGTGGACAACAGACGTCGTTACGCAATTCCTATCAACGGATATCTGTCTACCTGCTGTGGGACAAGGGGCTTTAGCCATTGAGTGCCGCCAAGATGATGAAGAGCTTTTGTCCTTATTTTCAAAATTCACGTCAAAGGAAGCCAAAATAACTGTAGAAGCAGAACGGGCCTTCTTAAATAAAATGGAAGGCGGTTGTCAAGTACCTATTGCGGGATTTGCAACCGTTCATGAAGGTGACATGGTCCGTTTCACAGGACTAGTGGCTTCACCAGACGGGAAAACCATTTATAAAGAAATTCAAACGGGTAAAGACCCTATTGCAGTTGGGAACCAAGTGGCAAGCGTTCTCAGTTCCCAAGGAGCTAAGCAATTGATTGATGATGTGAAAAAGGAGCTAGATCAATCATGATTTCTTCTTTACCCTTGAAAGGGAAAGAAATCTTGATTACTAGAGGTGCTGAACAAGCAGTTCCCTTCTCTCAATATATTGAAAGACTAGGAGGGGTTGCACACGCAGTCCCTCTTCTTGCCTTTCGTGCTTATGAAGACAAACGAGAATCAGTTTTCATCAAGCAAATTGATCATTATGATTGGGTAGTCTTCACGAGTCAAAATGCAGTCGATTTTTTCTTGAAGTTTCTTCGGAAATATTCTGTATCTTTTGCAAGTTTGAATGTCAGTATTGGGGCCGTGGGGTCTAAAACGGAAGAGTATTTATCTCAATTAGGCTTTTCAGTTGCTTTCAGGCCAAGCCGCTTTACAGCAGAAGATTTTGCTCAGGAATTTATGGAGCTCATAAAAAGAGATCATAATGTATTAATTCCGAAAGGGAAACTGGCTAGCAGTGAGATAAAAATTAGATTAAACACTCGTTCCCAGCGATGTGATGAGTGGATTGTCTATGAAACGTTTATCCCAGACAACTCTATCGAAGAGATGCATTCATTACTTAGTAAACAAACACTAGATGTGATTACGTTTACGAGTTCTTCAGCTGTGAGATTTTTCTTGCAGACACTTGAGAATTTTCAGATGGATGTCCCGGATCTTATTTATGCATGTATTGGACCAAAAACAAAAGCAACGGCAGAAGAGCTAGGCTTATTTGTGCAAATTTGTCCAAATACATTTACAATAGAAGAGATGATTAAGGAGATTATTTATTTTTACCAAGAGACATAGGAGGAACTTCAAATGGATAACCTACAATTTCGTCGTCACAGACGATTGCGTCAAAGTGATAATATGAGAGCATTAGTACGAGAGACTTTTTTGAGAGCAGAAGATTTTATTTATCCTCTCTTTATAGTTGAAGGGGAAAAGATAAAGAATGAAGTCGCTTCAATGCCTGGGGTCTATCAAATTTCGATGGATTACTTGCAAGAGGAGATGGAAGAAATCGTTTCTTTAGGTATCAAATCGGTGATTGTGTTTGGTGTCCCGGTCGATAAAGATGAAGTAGGAACACAAGCATATCACCCTCATGGTATTGTTCAGAACTCGATTGCGTACATAAAAGAACAATTTCCAGCTATGGTTGTAGTGGCGGATACATGCTTATGCCAATACACTGATCACGGTCATTGTGGAATTATCGAAGGTGGGAAAATCTTGAACGACCCGACCTTAAATCTACTAGCTAAAACAGCGGTAAGCCAAGCAAAAGCCGGAGCAGATATCATTGCTCCTAGTAATATGATGGATGGGTTTGTTGCAGCGATTCGCAAAGGGTTAGATGATGAAGGTTTTGAGGATATTCCAATCATGTCTTACGCTGTTAAATATGCGTCAAGTTATTATGGACCTTTCCGAGATGCCGCCCATAGTTCTCCTCAATTTGGTGATCGAAAAACGTATCAAATGGACCCAGCAAACCGAAAGGAAGCAATTCGAGAAGCTCAGTCTGATCTCGAAGAAGGTGCAGACTTTTTGATTGTGAAGCCTGCTTTATCTTATCTAGACATTATTCGTGATGTAAAAAATGAATGTAACGCACCAATTGTAGCCTATAATGTAAGTGGTGAATATTCGATGATTAAGGCAGCTGCATTAAATGGATGGGTTGATGAGAAATCACTTGTTTTGGAAAAACTAACAAGTATGAAGCGAGCGGGAGCAGACTTGATCATTACGTACGCGGCTAAAGATGCAGCGAGATGGCTACGTGAAGAATAAGACAACAAATGAAGATTCAAAGAATGGGAGGAGTCAACATGCGAGAATATACGAATTCGAATAAAGCCTTTAAAGAAGCGGTAGAGTTGATGCCTGGTGGGGTCAATAGCCCAGTTCGAGCCTTTAAGTCAGTGAATATGGACCCGATTTTTATGGAACGCGGAAAAGGAAGTAAAATCTATGATATCGATGGGAATGAGTACATTGATTATGTCTTATCATGGGGACCACTAATTTTAGGTCATACAAATGAAAAAGTGGTCGCGGGAATCAGGAAAGTAGCCGAAAGCGGGACAAGCTTTGGGGCACCTACTCTAATTGAGAATAAACTAGCTCAACTAGTCATTGAACGTGTTCCCTCGATAGAAGTGGTTCGGATGGTTTCTTCTGGAACCGAAGCTACTATGAGTGCACTCCGTTTAGCAAGAGGGTATACAGGAAGAAATAAAATTATTAAATTTGAAGGCTGTTACCATGGTCACGGGGATTCCTTGTTGATCAAAGCGGGGTCCGGTGTCGCGACTCTAGGTCTTCCAGATAGTCCGGGAGTACCAGAAGGAGTGGCTCAAAATACGATTACAGTTCCTTATAATGATCTTGAAAGCCTATCCTATGCCTTTGAAGAATTTGGGGAGGATATTGCGGGTGTTATTGTCGAGCCAGTTGCAGGAAAC
Coding sequences within:
- the hemA gene encoding glutamyl-tRNA reductase; protein product: MHTIVVGLNYKTAPVEIRERLSFNEADLAQAMMELNNRKSLLENVIVSTCNRTEVYAVVDQLHTGRYYIKEFLSQWFNIDKDEFSPYLFIYEGEGAVEHLLKVTCGLNSMVLGETQILGQIRSSFKVAQVSQTTGTIFNYLFKQALTLAKRAHSETDIGANAVSVSYAAVELSKKVFGSLEGRKVLILGAGKMGELAIENLQGSGAKDITVINRTLKKAEDLAARFDGKAKTLQELQCALIEADILISSTGAKEFVINKELMAGVERLRKGRPLFMIDIAVPRDLDPAIAEIESMFLYDIDDLEGIVQANLAQRKIAAEKILLMIEEALVSFNEWVNMLGVVPVISALREKALVIQAETMTSIERKMPSLTDRERKVLNKHTKSIINQILKDPILQVKELAGEKNASEKLELFMKIFNIEGQVQSTEIADEKKSSSVLQPQPSFQS
- a CDS encoding cytochrome C assembly family protein, which gives rise to MFEYNMTRLHELMVVLYALSILLYFIDFLHKNQKANRFAFWILSIVWVLQTIFLFLYMFRTGRFPVLTIFEGLYFYAWVLLTLSLSINRLLRVDFTVFFTNVLGFIIIVIHTFAPMQMESEAMAEKLVSELLLIHITMAILSYAAFSLSFVFSLLYLLQYKLLKEKKWGPRLWRLGDLSQLEKMTYVLNAIGLPMLLLSLILGVQWAFIKLPDVLWYDPKIIGSFILLIVYSVFLYLRVRKEMYGKSLAIWNTAAFLIILINFFLISRLSTFHFWY
- the hemC gene encoding hydroxymethylbilane synthase, which produces MRKIIVGSRRSKLALTQTKWVIQQLKDLGAPFDFEIKEIVTKGDVILDVTLSKVGGKGLFVKEIEQAMIDKEIDMAVHSMKDMPAQLPDGLTIGCIPVREDHRDAFISKDHVALDDLPKGSIIGTSSLRRGAQLLAYRPDLQIKWIRGNIDTRIGKLETDDYDAIILAAAGLARMGWTTDVVTQFLSTDICLPAVGQGALAIECRQDDEELLSLFSKFTSKEAKITVEAERAFLNKMEGGCQVPIAGFATVHEGDMVRFTGLVASPDGKTIYKEIQTGKDPIAVGNQVASVLSSQGAKQLIDDVKKELDQS
- a CDS encoding uroporphyrinogen-III synthase, with translation MISSLPLKGKEILITRGAEQAVPFSQYIERLGGVAHAVPLLAFRAYEDKRESVFIKQIDHYDWVVFTSQNAVDFFLKFLRKYSVSFASLNVSIGAVGSKTEEYLSQLGFSVAFRPSRFTAEDFAQEFMELIKRDHNVLIPKGKLASSEIKIRLNTRSQRCDEWIVYETFIPDNSIEEMHSLLSKQTLDVITFTSSSAVRFFLQTLENFQMDVPDLIYACIGPKTKATAEELGLFVQICPNTFTIEEMIKEIIYFYQET
- the hemB gene encoding porphobilinogen synthase — its product is MDNLQFRRHRRLRQSDNMRALVRETFLRAEDFIYPLFIVEGEKIKNEVASMPGVYQISMDYLQEEMEEIVSLGIKSVIVFGVPVDKDEVGTQAYHPHGIVQNSIAYIKEQFPAMVVVADTCLCQYTDHGHCGIIEGGKILNDPTLNLLAKTAVSQAKAGADIIAPSNMMDGFVAAIRKGLDDEGFEDIPIMSYAVKYASSYYGPFRDAAHSSPQFGDRKTYQMDPANRKEAIREAQSDLEEGADFLIVKPALSYLDIIRDVKNECNAPIVAYNVSGEYSMIKAAALNGWVDEKSLVLEKLTSMKRAGADLIITYAAKDAARWLREE